GCTTGGTGCCGCGCAATTCAATGTGCAGTTGCAGGATCGCCGCTGGTGCCTTGATCCGTTGGACCTTGCTCGCCATGCTCAAGCTGCTTGTCGTTGGTCTTCGGCGTGTCGGCCGATGTTCCACGGCAGCAACTCGTCGATGCGATTGATCGGATGGTCCGCAATGCGCCCGAGCACATCGCGCAGGTAAGCCTCGGGGTCGAGCCCGTTCAGCTTGGCCGTCTCCACCAGGCTGTAGATGGCCGCGGCGCGCTCGCCCCCAGCGTCCGAGCCCATGAACATGAAGTTCTTGCGGCCCAGGCTCACGCCGCGCAGCGCGCGCTCGGCGGCGTTGTTGTCGATCTCGATGCGACCGTCGTCACGGTAGCGCGTCAACGACCGGAGCCGTGTGAGCGTGTAGCCGATGGCGCGTGCGAGTTCCGACTTGGCACACACCTGCCCGAGCATCCCTCGCAACCAGGCGAACAGTTCCTCGAGCAACGGCCCGGCTCGCGCCTGCCGCTCCCGGCAGCGCTCATCCGGTGGGCGGCCGCGGATGTCGGATTCGATCGCATACAGCGCACCGATGCGCCGAAGGGCCTGTTCTGCAACCGAGCCCTGCGCCCGCCCCTGGCTCTCGTGCAGATCCCAGAATGGTCTGCGCGCATGCGCCCAGCACGAAGCCTCGATGACGTTGCCGTTTGCATAGAGCTTGGCGAAGCCGGCATACGCATCGGCCTGCAACACGCCCTTGAAGTTCTTCAGGTGCGCCTGAGGATGTTCACCCTTGCGGTCGGGCGAGTAACGCAACCACGCCGCGGGCGCGTCTGCACTCGCAGATGACCGATCGTCACGCACGTAGACCCAGAGCCGCCCGGTCTTGGTCTTGCCCCGCCCGGGCGAGAGCACCGCCACTGGCGTGTCGTCGGCGTGGAGCTTGGAGCCCGCCAGCACGTAGCGCCCGAGCGCTGCGACCAGTGGGTGCAAGAGCTTCTCGCTCTGGCCGACCCAGCCAGCCATCGTGGAGCGCTCGATCAGGACGCCCTCGCGTGCGTAGATCCGGCTCTGGCGGTACAGCGGTTGGTGGTCGCAATACTTGGCGACCAGCACGTGGGCCAGCAGCCCGGGGCCGGCCACGCCGCGTGCGATGGGCCGGCTGGGCGCTGGCGCCTGGAAGATCGATTCGCACGCCATGCAGGCGAGCTTGGGGCGCACGTGGCGGATCACCTTGAAGCGCGAGGGCACGTACTCCAGTTGTTCCGAGACGTCCTGGCCGATCTGCCGCAGCCGACCACCACATGCGCTGCAGCCGCAGGCCTGGCCGGCGGCATCGCGCCGCGCATCCGATGTCTCGGGCCGGTACACATGGTTCTCCCGCGGCAGGTGTGTGGGCAGGCTGCGGTCGAAGCCTTCGCTGTTGGCCGCTTGCGCCTTCGGTGTCTTGCCGACCGGTGCGAGTTCATGAGCAGTTTGAGCAGGGCGACTTCCGCGTCACGGGCCTGCACGACACGCAGCAGCGAGTCGACGGTGTGGGGTGCGTTGGCGGTGTTCGGCACGCCATCTACTATGCCATCGGACCTACCCGGAATCGACCGCGACCAGCGCGTTCAGAAGACGAATTCTTGAGCCCAGTTCAAGCTGCGAGCGCAGGCTGATCTGTGCGCATCGGCATGCGCCAGTCGATGCCTTCGAGCAGCATCGAGAGCTGTGCCGGCGTGAGCGAGACCTTGCCGCCTTGCGCCTGCGGCCAGACGAATCGGCCGCGCTCCAGGCGCTTGGCCAGCAGAAGCAATCCCTGGCCATCGAACCACAGCACCTTGAGCATGTCGCCGCGCCGGCCGCGGAAGACGAAGACGTGACCGCAGAAGGGGTTGGCCGCCAGCGCCGTCTGCACCATCGCAGACAGGCCGTTGAAGCCCTTCCTCATGTCGGTGTGGCCGGCAACGATCCAGACGCGGGTGCTCGTGGGAAGGCCGATCACGCCAGCGCCTTGAGCGTCTGCAGGACATGGCGCACGCTGGCTTCGTCGACTGCACCGCGCAATCGCACCCTCGCCCCGCCGACATCGATCTCGATGGTCCCGCCAGGCTGACGAGGCGCCGCCGCCGTGGGTGAAGGGCATGGCGCAACCGGAGCAGCTTCGATGGTGACGGGCAGCAACATCGGCGAGGGCTGCGGCGGCGCTGGCGTCTGGGGCTGCTCTTGCGTGCTCAGGTGCATCCGGCGCCATGCGAACAGCAGGTTCGAGTTGATGCCGGCCTGCAGCGCGACGGCGGCCACTGACGCGCCGGGCACCAGGCTTCGTGCGACCAGCTCGCGCTTGAACATCGGGCTGTGCTCGCGCCGACGGCGCTTGCTCGGGGTGTCTTGATCGTTCATTGATGTGCATTAGCGGTTCTTCATGCACACCATCGCAGCGTACATGGACCACCGATCCTGCACATCAGCCCTCAGCAAAAACAGAGGGTACTGAGAAGACGCTTACACTGTAAGCACCTTTCATCGCGGTTCTCCTGCTGCTAAGTACTACGGGCGACGACTGCGATGTTGCTGGTATCTTCATGCTGGCGTGCTGACTTGAATCTCAGCGAGCCGCGCCCGAAGCTCAGTCGACTTTTGCGCCGGAGAACTTGACTAGCTCAGCGTACTTCTTGATCTCGCTGCGAATGAAGTTTGCCGCTTCCACCCGATTGGTGCCGAATACCTCAATGCCTCGCTCGGTCAGCGTGTCGCGGATCGCCGGCTCATGCAGCATGGAGACGATCTGGTCGTTCAAGCGATCCAAGATCTCAGGCGTCGTGGCACGCGGCGCAAAGAAAATAAACGTCGAATTGGACGCGAAGTCCGGATAGCCTTGCTCAGCGATCGTCATCACGTCGGGCAGTTGAGCTACGCGTTTGGGATGCGCCACCGCGATCGCGCGCAGCTTTCCACTCTTTACCAGCGGCGCAGCACTCGGCGTGTTGGCAAACGCCAACTGAACGCTGTTGCCCATGACGTCTGTCAACACCGCGCTCATTCCACGATAAGGTACATGCACCATGTAGAGGCCACTGCGCTTCTTAAGTTCTTCCATGCCTAGATGAAATGATGTGCCGTTGCCGACCGAGCCATAAGACAACTGCCCTGGTCGGGCTTTGGCATACGCAATCAGTTCCTTCAGGCTGTGCACGGGCAGATCGTTGTTGACCACCAGGGTATGCGGCGTCACGCCGGCGTAGGTGATCGGTTCCAGATCCTTCAGTGTGTCGTACGGTAGCTTGGCGAACAGGCTTGGGTTGATGGTCACGGTGTTGGACACCAGCAGCAAGGTATGGCCATCTGGTTTCGCGTTGACCACTGCGCCGGTACCGATCTGCGTGGCCGCACCGGCGCGGTTATCCAGCACGAAAGGCTGGCCCAGGCGCTGACGGGCGCCTTCAACCAGCACGCGCACCATGATGTCTGCGGTGCCGCCCGCGCCGTAAGGGATGATCACCCGGATCGGCTGGGTGGGTGCCCATGTATGCGCACGGGTCATGGAGGGGAGCAGCGTCAAAGCGGCCGTGGCGCCGACTGCCTTCAAGAAGTCTCGTTTCATTGAATGGAATCCTGGAGTGCTGGTGCGCGAAAAAGAGAGAGATAAAGAGCAAGGAAATGGGCGGGCCGAATCAAGGCAACCCTGCAACGTTCACGCGCACCTTGTAGATGCTCGTTTTTGCGGAGACGTACAAGGTCTTCCTGTCCTCATCTCCGAAGACAAGGTTGGTCGTGTCTTCAGGGAGGTAGATCACCCCAAGCGCCTTGCCTTCCGGCGAGATCGCCCAGATGCCCCCTGGACCGGTCGTCCAGAGGTTGCCTTTGGAGTCCACCTTCATTCCATCCGTGATTCCCTTTGACTTCTCGCCACGCAGGTCAATGAACATCGTGGACGCGGAGAGTGAACCGTCCTGGGCGACGGCGTAGCGACGGATGAAGCGGTCGCGCGACCCGTTGGCATACAGGAACGTCCCGTCGGGGGAGAAGGCCAGACCATTGGTGTTCGGGATGTCATCGACGACGCGTTGCACCCTGCCGTTGCGGAGCATGTAGACGGCATTGAGCTCGATCTCCTTGGCCGGGTCCTTGTCCCCCTGCAGCAATCCCCCGTACGTGTCGGTGAAGTAGATCGTCCCGTCCTTGCGGACTACGACATCGTTCGGTCCGCCGAATCGCTTGCCCTGATAGCGGTCTGCGAGCACGGTGCGCTGGCCGTTGTGTTCGACGCGATCGATCGTCCTACCTGCCCAGGTGGCGATCACCAGTCGCCCCTGCGGGTCCAGCGCCATGCCGTTGGAGCCGATCATGTTGAACTTCTCGAAGGCGGGATCGTCCTGCGGCTTGCCGTTGTTGAACGGCATGCCCGCACGCCAGACGTCCGCCTTCTGGTACCCGGTCTTTTCTCGAAATACGGTGACCTTGCCATCCGGCGTGTAGCGATGGATCACATTGGCCGGGATGTCACTGAATAACAGATAGCCCTGTTTTCCTTTTTGAACCCAGGTCACGCCTTCTGTGAAGCCGAAGCCCCCGGCCACCTTGATGATCGGCGCGTTGGGTGAAACGAGCGCCGTGAATGCTGGGTCCTTGACCGTGGACGCATCCTGGACGCGGGAATCGGCGGCGAATGCGCCCACAGCGGTAGCAAGCGCTAGTGTTGCGATGACGGTGTTGAAGAAATTCATGGTGCGATGCGTGGTGGGTCGATGCGTTGCTTGAGGGAAGACGTGCTGGGCGGCACTGGAGTGAAAGGTTCATCCGGCAGGCTCGGCCGCCACACGATTGCGCAAGATGCCGATGGCATCGACCTCGACTTCGACCACGTCGCCGTGCCGCAAGTAAATGGGCGGATCGCGCTTGAAACCGACACCGCCCGGCGTGCCGGTGACGATCACGTCACCGGGTGCGAGGGGCGCGAAGGTCGAGACGTAGGCGATGAGCGAGGGAATGTCGTGGATCAGCAGGTCGGTGGTCGAGCGCTGCATCTCCACTCCGTTGAGCCGTGTGATCAACGTCATCGCCTGGCCGGGTCGGATGTTGTCGGCCGTCACCATCCAGGGGCCAAACGCGCCGGTGCGCCAGAAGTTCTTCCCCGGCGTCCATTGGGATGTGGCGGACTGCCAGTCGCGGACGCTGGCGTCGTTGTAGCAGGCGTAGCCGCAGACGTGATCCCAGGCGTTGGCTGGCGAAATCCGTCGGCCGCCTTTGCCGATTATCAGCGCGATCTCGCCTTCGAAGTCGAGCGCGATTGACTCGGGTGGCAACAGGATGTCCTGCCCATGCCCCACCTGCGAGGAAGCAGCACGCAGGAACACCGTCGGCGCTTGTGCTGGTTGACCAACCTCACGCCCGGTCTCGCGCACGTGGTCGGCGTAGTTGAGTCCGACGCAGACGATCAGTTCGGGGGTCGGGATCACGGGCAGGAACCGCACTTCTCGCGCATCGATCGTTTCACGCACGGAGGCCGCCAGGCTGCTGGCCTCGTGCAGCAGACCCAACGCGATCAACGCGCGCAGGTCGGGGGCGCGTTCCCGTAGTCGCACGCCCAGATCGACCAGGCGGTCCTCGTTGAACACACCATACGTGGCGATGCCACGGTGCTCGAAACTGGCGAATTTCACGGGTTGATCTCCTTCGACGATTGGCTGTACTTCAATTCAGCTCGATCCCGGCCGCCGTGATGGCCTGCTTCCAGTAAGCGAACTCGGACTTCCAGAAGAGGTCCATCGCGCGTGCCCCCATGGGGGTTGGCTCCGCGCCCAGGTCTCTCAGCTTCGCGAGCGCCTCAGGCTGCGCGCAGCCGTCGAGCACACCTTTCTCCAGGCGTAACAGCACATCGGCAGGCGTACCGGCGCGCGTGAAAACGCCGAACCAACTCGCATTGGCGAAGCCGGGCACGCCGGACTCCGCGAAGGTGGGCACGTCCGGCAGCGCGACGGAACGGTGCTCGGTCGACACGCCGATGGCGCGCACGCTGCCGGCGCGAATGGCCCCCATGACACCGGTGATGTTGTCCAGCACCGCAGCCACGTTGCCGGCCATGAGGTCCTGGAGGGCCGGTGCCGCGCCGCGGTAGGGCACGTGAACCATGCTGAATTTCCCGTCGCGCTTAAGCAGTTCGCCGGTCAGGTGCATCACGCTGCCAGTGCCGCCCGTTCCGTAGCTCGCGCGCGAGGGATGGGCACGGGCCCATGCGGCGAACTCTTTGAGGGTGCGCGCCGGAATGTCGTTGTTGACGACGAGCACGTTGGGCAGTTTGCAGACCATGGCCACGGGTTGGAAGGCGGCCACCGGGTCGTACGCGAGGTTCTTCCCCTGCGTGATCGGCATGATCACCGCCGAGGTCACGATGTTGGCCAGCAAGGTATAGCCGTCGGCCGCCGAGCGCGCGACATCGGAGGAGCCAATGGCACCGGCAGCTCCGCCCTTGTTGTCGACCACGACGTTGCCCTTGATCGCTTCGCCCAATTGCTTTGCAACGAGGCGCGCCACGATGTCGGTCGAGCCGCCAGCGGGGTAAGGCACCACCAGGCGGATGGGACGATCCGGGAAGGCGGCGGCAAAGGACGCGCGGCTACCCGACAGCGCGGCCAAGCCCGCGCCGCCGGCGACGAAGCCGCGGCGCGTGATGCCGGGGAAGTGGAAATCGGTCATCTGCAAACTCCTTGAAAAATCAGCGCACGGCGTGGCCCAGCGCCTGGCGCAGGTGGCGAACCGCATCGCCCTGGCGGCCGATCCAACAGTCGTCCAGGGCACGGGCGCGCCGTATCAATTCCTCGAACACACCAATGCCGGAGAGGCGACCGAACACATGCCCGTGGATGGAGGGGTTGAGTCGTACCGCACCACGCTCGTGATGCACGACGTAGTCGAGCCAGTCCTCGAACAGCTCCAACATCTGTCGCGGCGCGTTACCGTAGCGGATGGCGTGCGGCGTATCGTTCATCTCCATGCCGCCTGGAAACGCCGTGATGCTGCGTTCGCCAAAACGCACCACATAGGGCAGGTCATCATTCATGGTGTCGCCATGCCATGCGTAGCCAGCTTCGGCCAGCAGGCGCGCGGTGCGCGCACTGGGCGAGGCGCGCGGGCTGATCCATCCCATGGGTCGCACACCGCAGGCCCGTTCCAGCGCGTCGGTAGTCCGGCCGATGTTGGCGCGCTCAGCGTCTTCGTCCAGGTAGGCGGGGATCACGTCCATGCCCCATGAATGCGCCACGATCTCGTGGCCCGTCTCGGCGATTCGGCGCAGCATGTCCGGATAGCGCTCGGCCAGCACGCCGCACACCAGCATGCTGGTGCTGAGACCTTGGCGCTCCAACACGTCGAGGATGCGGTGGATGCCGCGCCGCGCGCCGTACTCCACCCACCCCAATGCATTCAGATCGGGCGTCCCGGGCTGGAGCGGATTGCCCATGGGACCGAATGAAGGCCACGTGCCATCAGACCATCCTTCGAGCGCCACACGAAAGAAGATGCCCAGGCGCGCGCCTCCGGGCCAGCGGAAGTCTGCTGGTGGAAAGGTTTCGATCCCGCCTACGTGGACGTCGAGTGAATGAGGCATGGGCGCTCCGAAGTTCGTTTGCATGACGCCATGCAATGCATTGGGTCTGCCGGGGAGCTTATGGAGCGGCAGCGATCCTCACAAACGACTTCTTTCGCACACAGCGTTGAACGATGCGCAACACTCGCACGCACGCAGCGGACCGCATCACTCAGCGGTGTGTGCGGTGCGGATGAGGTGATCGAGAAACGCCGCCGCCGCCACGGGTAGCTTGCGGTGGCCGAGCGTACAGACATCGATGCCGCCTTGACTGAGCAGGGTATCGGCCAGTGGGATGCCCACCAACTGCCCCGCGGCCAGTTCGCTGCGGATCGACATGCGCGAGAGCAGCGTGATGCCGCCGCCGCTGCGCGCGAAGCCGCGCAGCACGGCGAGCGAATTGGCTTCCAGCGCTGGCGCGATGCGGACTTTCGACAACTGGCTTTGCAG
This region of Acidovorax sp. GBBC 1281 genomic DNA includes:
- the tnpB gene encoding IS66 family insertion sequence element accessory protein TnpB (TnpB, as the term is used for proteins encoded by IS66 family insertion elements, is considered an accessory protein, since TnpC, encoded by a neighboring gene, is a DDE family transposase.), coding for MIGLPTSTRVWIVAGHTDMRKGFNGLSAMVQTALAANPFCGHVFVFRGRRGDMLKVLWFDGQGLLLLAKRLERGRFVWPQAQGGKVSLTPAQLSMLLEGIDWRMPMRTDQPALAA
- the tnpA gene encoding IS66-like element accessory protein TnpA → MNDQDTPSKRRRREHSPMFKRELVARSLVPGASVAAVALQAGINSNLLFAWRRMHLSTQEQPQTPAPPQPSPMLLPVTIEAAPVAPCPSPTAAAPRQPGGTIEIDVGGARVRLRGAVDEASVRHVLQTLKALA
- a CDS encoding Bug family tripartite tricarboxylate transporter substrate binding protein is translated as MKRDFLKAVGATAALTLLPSMTRAHTWAPTQPIRVIIPYGAGGTADIMVRVLVEGARQRLGQPFVLDNRAGAATQIGTGAVVNAKPDGHTLLLVSNTVTINPSLFAKLPYDTLKDLEPITYAGVTPHTLVVNNDLPVHSLKELIAYAKARPGQLSYGSVGNGTSFHLGMEELKKRSGLYMVHVPYRGMSAVLTDVMGNSVQLAFANTPSAAPLVKSGKLRAIAVAHPKRVAQLPDVMTIAEQGYPDFASNSTFIFFAPRATTPEILDRLNDQIVSMLHEPAIRDTLTERGIEVFGTNRVEAANFIRSEIKKYAELVKFSGAKVD
- a CDS encoding SMP-30/gluconolactonase/LRE family protein — translated: MNFFNTVIATLALATAVGAFAADSRVQDASTVKDPAFTALVSPNAPIIKVAGGFGFTEGVTWVQKGKQGYLLFSDIPANVIHRYTPDGKVTVFREKTGYQKADVWRAGMPFNNGKPQDDPAFEKFNMIGSNGMALDPQGRLVIATWAGRTIDRVEHNGQRTVLADRYQGKRFGGPNDVVVRKDGTIYFTDTYGGLLQGDKDPAKEIELNAVYMLRNGRVQRVVDDIPNTNGLAFSPDGTFLYANGSRDRFIRRYAVAQDGSLSASTMFIDLRGEKSKGITDGMKVDSKGNLWTTGPGGIWAISPEGKALGVIYLPEDTTNLVFGDEDRKTLYVSAKTSIYKVRVNVAGLP
- a CDS encoding fumarylacetoacetate hydrolase family protein, producing MKFASFEHRGIATYGVFNEDRLVDLGVRLRERAPDLRALIALGLLHEASSLAASVRETIDAREVRFLPVIPTPELIVCVGLNYADHVRETGREVGQPAQAPTVFLRAASSQVGHGQDILLPPESIALDFEGEIALIIGKGGRRISPANAWDHVCGYACYNDASVRDWQSATSQWTPGKNFWRTGAFGPWMVTADNIRPGQAMTLITRLNGVEMQRSTTDLLIHDIPSLIAYVSTFAPLAPGDVIVTGTPGGVGFKRDPPIYLRHGDVVEVEVDAIGILRNRVAAEPAG
- a CDS encoding Bug family tripartite tricarboxylate transporter substrate binding protein — encoded protein: MTDFHFPGITRRGFVAGGAGLAALSGSRASFAAAFPDRPIRLVVPYPAGGSTDIVARLVAKQLGEAIKGNVVVDNKGGAAGAIGSSDVARSAADGYTLLANIVTSAVIMPITQGKNLAYDPVAAFQPVAMVCKLPNVLVVNNDIPARTLKEFAAWARAHPSRASYGTGGTGSVMHLTGELLKRDGKFSMVHVPYRGAAPALQDLMAGNVAAVLDNITGVMGAIRAGSVRAIGVSTEHRSVALPDVPTFAESGVPGFANASWFGVFTRAGTPADVLLRLEKGVLDGCAQPEALAKLRDLGAEPTPMGARAMDLFWKSEFAYWKQAITAAGIELN
- a CDS encoding polysaccharide deacetylase family protein — translated: MQTNFGAPMPHSLDVHVGGIETFPPADFRWPGGARLGIFFRVALEGWSDGTWPSFGPMGNPLQPGTPDLNALGWVEYGARRGIHRILDVLERQGLSTSMLVCGVLAERYPDMLRRIAETGHEIVAHSWGMDVIPAYLDEDAERANIGRTTDALERACGVRPMGWISPRASPSARTARLLAEAGYAWHGDTMNDDLPYVVRFGERSITAFPGGMEMNDTPHAIRYGNAPRQMLELFEDWLDYVVHHERGAVRLNPSIHGHVFGRLSGIGVFEELIRRARALDDCWIGRQGDAVRHLRQALGHAVR